From one Lolium rigidum isolate FL_2022 chromosome 4, APGP_CSIRO_Lrig_0.1, whole genome shotgun sequence genomic stretch:
- the LOC124649114 gene encoding indole-2-monooxygenase-like, with product MAPYAEVAYQLMHGTPLQLQALLLLFFILLLRLATTTSSRNKAKRVPPSPPGFPVIGHLHLVGDLPHVSLCNLSRTHAPDGLMLLRLGAVPNLVVSSPRAAEAIMRTHDHMFASRPPSKIAEVLLYGPSSDIAFSPYGEHWRQARKLVTTHLLTVKKVQSYRIARLQEVKQVLARISEAAAASKSVDLGETLNTYANDVVCRAVSGKFFRAEGRNKLFRELIEANSALVGGFNLEDYFPSLAKVLHLLNRFACSSAKTVHKRWDELLEAIISDHERNSMHQENGTDDLGESDFIDVLLAVQQEFRGITRDHIKAILMDMFAAGTDTSSLVLEFAMAELMRNPKLMVKLQSEVRNNTPRGQELVEEENLSGMSYLKAVVKETLRLHPPVPLLVPHLAMADCEVDGYRIPAGTRAIINSWALGRYPGSWEKPEEFVPDRFVEGGAAATVDLRGKDFQFVPFGAGRRICPGLNFGLATVEIMLANLAYCFDWELPDGVEDIDMTEVFGLTVHRKEKLMLVPKPHRAV from the exons ATGGCTCCATACGCAGAAGTAGCGTACCAACTAATGCATGGAACACCTCTGCAACTGCAAGCACTCCTACTGCTCTTCTTCATACTACTACTGCGCCTGGCCACCACAACCAGTAGCAGAAACAAGGCAAAGCGTGTACCTCCTTCCCCTCCGGGGTTCCCTGTCATAGGCCATCTCCACCTCGTCGGTGACCTTCCTCACGTCTCCCTCTGCAACCTCTCCAGGACGCACGCCCCCGACGGCCTCATGCTACTCCGCCTCGGCGCCGTCCCGAACCTCGTGGTGTCGTCCCCGCGTGCCGCCGAGGCGATCATGCGGACGCACGACCACATGTTCGCGTCCCGCCCACCGTCCAAGATCGCCGAGGTGCTCCTGTACGGGCCGTCGTCGGACATTGCTTTCTCCCCCTACGGCGAGCACTGGCGGCAGGCGAGGAAGCTCGTCACCACCCACCTCCTCACGGTCAAAAAGGTCCAGTCTTACCGCATCGCCCGTCTACAAGAG GTGAAACAGGTGTTAGCCAGGATAAGCGAGGCTGCAGCGGCGAGCAAGTCCGTCGACCTGGGCGAGACCTTGAACACTTACGCGAACGACGTGGTGTGCCGTGCCGTCTCGGGAAAGTTCTTCAGGGCGGAAGGCCGCAACAAGTTGTTCAGAGAGCTGATCGAGGCAAACTCTGCTCTCGTCGGTGGGTTTAACCTCGAGGACTACTTCCCAAGCCTAGCCAAGGTGCTACATCTTCTGAATAGGTTCGCCTGCAGCAGCGCCAAGACGGTACATAAGAGGTGGGACGAATTGCTCGAAGCGATTATTAGCGACCACGAGAGAAACTCGATGCACCAAGAGAACGGCACCGATGATTTAGGCGAGAGTGACTTTATCGACGTGTTGCTAGCGGTTCAGCAAGAGTTCCGCGGTATAACCAGAGACCATATCAAGGCCATCCTAATG GACATGTTTGCGGCGGGCACAGATACCTCGTCTTTGGTCTTAGAattcgccatggccgagctcatgCGCAATCCTAAACTCATGGTCAAGCTACAATCGGAGGTAAGAAACAACACTCCCAGGGGACAAGAACTCGTTGAAGAAGAGAACCTTTCCGGCATGTCCTATTTGAAGGCTGTGGTGAAGGAGACGCTCAGGCTCCACCCACCGGTGCCGCTCCTTGTCCCTCACCTCGCCATGGCTGACTGCGAGGTCGACGGCTACAGGATTCCTGCTGGAACACGGGCCATCATCAACTCGTGGGCTCTCGGCAGATACCCGGGCTCGTGGGAGAAACCCGAGGAGTTTGTGCCGGATAGGTTCGTCGAGGGTGGTGCCGCAGCGACGGTGGACCTAAGGGGAAAGGACTTCCAGTTCGTGCCATTTGGGGCTGGCCGGAGGATCTGTCCTGGACTCAACTTCGGGTTGGCTACCGTCGAGATCATGTTGGCAAACCTGGCGTACTGCTTCGACTGGGAGCTGCCGGACGGCGTGGAGGACATCGATATGACGGAGGTGTTTGGCCTCACGGTTCATAGGAAGGAGAAGCTCATGCTTGTCCCCAAACCCCATAGAGCCGTGTGA
- the LOC124646507 gene encoding uncharacterized protein LOC124646507, giving the protein MGLLLQVPNLAGGRRPASRVLRSDRSGRFKVCAAAPGGSVKEEEEKGTGKKERIVIRVLDPVRERRLPPPLFSAPETPAESREALRRPEDDGEERRRYYVNMGYAIRTLREELPDVFCEEPSLDIYREDIVFKDPLNKFVGIDSYKSIFWALRFTGQIFFKALWIDIATIWQPVDNVIMVRWIVHGIPRVLQNGHSRFDGTSEYKLDKNGKIYQHKVDNVAMNSRKKFKILPIEELIRSLGCPSTPKPTCFEMISLVPFWLRWTWMR; this is encoded by the exons ATGGGCCTCCTTCTCCAGGTCCCTAAcctcgccggcggccggcgcccAGCCTCCCGCGTCCTCCGGAGCGACCGCAGCGGCAGGTTCAAGGTATGCGCCGCGGCGCCCGGTGGCtccgtgaaggaggaggaggagaaggggaccgGGAAGAAGGAGAGGATAGTGATTAGAGTCCTGGACCCCGTGCGAGAGAGGAGGCTGCCGCCGCCTCTGTTCTCGGCCCCAGAGACTCCAGCAGAGTCTCGGGAGGCGCTTCGGCGTCCGGAAGACGACGGGGAAGAGAGGCGGAGGTACTACGTGAACATGGGCTACGCCATCCGGACACTGCGGGAGGAGCTCCCCGACGTATTCTGCGAGGAGCCCAGCCTTGACATCTACAG AGAAGATATTGTCTTCAAAGATCCACTCAATAAATTTGTGGGTATTGATAGCTACAAAAGTATATTCTGGGCGCTGCGGTTTACCGGTCAAATCTTCTTCAAGGCCTTGTGGATTGACATTGCTACGATATGGCAGCCAGTCGACAATGTAATTATGGTTCGGTGGATTGTTCATGGCATTCCTAGAGTTCTACAGAATGGTCATAGCCGCTTTGATGGCACGTCAGAGTATAAGCTGGATAAGAATGGGAAGATTTATCAGCATAAGGTGGACAATGTTGCTATGAATTCACGAAAGAAGTTCAAGATCTTGCCGATCGAAGAGCTCATTAGATCACTTGGATGCCCGTCCACTCCAAAACCAACTTGCTTTGAGATGATCTCGCTTGTGCCGTTTTGGTTGAGATGGACTTGGATGAGATGA